The Clostridia bacterium DNA segment TTCATTAATTATCACATTAATATTTTTTAAAGCCTGAACAGCCTCGACAGCTTCTGATTGATAGATAAAATGCACATTTTCTAAAATGATTGACATAAGGCCACCACCATTTCCTCCACGGTTAAAATATTACGCGGTAATTTTAACCCCCCGGCAACCAAAAGATTACGCAATTCCATCATGGGCGGCACATCTAAATGCAGTGCCTTTAATGTTTCTACTTGAGCAAAAATATCATAAGGAGTACCTTCTAGTGCTAACAACCCATTTTCCAGAACCAAAACCCTGGAAGCTAAAGCCGCTTCTTCCATAAAATGCGTAATTAAAATAACCGTTAAGCCGATTTCTTGATTCAATTTTACCACAGTTTCCATTACTTCACGCCGTCCAATCGGATCTAACATGGCAGTAGGTTCATCTAAAACTAAAACATCTGGCCTCATAGCAAGAACACCGGCAATAGCCACCCTTTGTTTTTGTCCCCCGGACAATAAATGTGGGGCTCTAGTTTTAAATTCACTCATCCCCACACTAGCTAGGGACTCATTAACCACCTGACGAATTTCAGAAGGTTCCATTCCTAAATTTTCAGGACCAAAAGCAACATCCTCCTCAACAGTGGTAGCCACTAATTGATTATCCGGATTTTGAAAAACCATACCCACCTTTTGCCGGATTGACCATAAATTAGCTGCCTCCCGTGTATCCATGTTTTGCACAAAAACAGAACCAGAGTCAGGTAATAATAAAGCATTAAAATGTTTAGCCAAAGTAGATTTACCGGAGCCATTATGTCCCACAATAGCTACAAACTCACCTGGCTCTATTTTTAAAGAAATCCCTTTTAAAGCCTCGAAGGATTCCCCCTGTGAGGTACGGAACCGATGTTTTAAATTTTTTACACTGATCATTTTACCTCA contains these protein-coding regions:
- a CDS encoding energy-coupling factor transporter ATPase — its product is MISVKNLKHRFRTSQGESFEALKGISLKIEPGEFVAIVGHNGSGKSTLAKHFNALLLPDSGSVFVQNMDTREAANLWSIRQKVGMVFQNPDNQLVATTVEEDVAFGPENLGMEPSEIRQVVNESLASVGMSEFKTRAPHLLSGGQKQRVAIAGVLAMRPDVLVLDEPTAMLDPIGRREVMETVVKLNQEIGLTVILITHFMEEAALASRVLVLENGLLALEGTPYDIFAQVETLKALHLDVPPMMELRNLLVAGGLKLPRNILTVEEMVVALCQSF